The Candidatus Methylomirabilis lanthanidiphila genome segment CTGCAACCCTCGCAGGGCTGCCGAGGGCTCCAAACTACTACTCCCCCATCACCGATAAGGAGCGGGCGATCGGCCGCCGGAACCATGTCCTGGCCAGGATGGTCGACCAGGGGTTCATCACCAAACAACAGTCCGCTTCCTCGTCGACCGCCACCTTCAATGAGTTTTCGTTTGAGAAAAGTCGCAACCTTGGCCCCTACTTCGTTGAGTACATCCGGCAACAACTGGAGGAGAGATACGGTACATACGCCGTCTACCATGGCGGTCTAAAGGTCTACACCACGCTCAACATTGCCGCACAGCGCGCCGCAGAGACGGCCCTGTTCGAAGGACTCCGGGAGATCGACAAGGCGAGAGGCTTTCGCGCGCCTCGCATCCGATCCTCACCAGCAACGATCGGCGGCACAGCCCCCCTTTCGTACCTGATCCCGAAAGCAGGCGAGACGCTCAACGCCACCGTCACAAAGGTTCTGCCACAGTCGATGACGGTTCAGGTCGGCGGGTATCAGGGCGACATTGCGCTGGACAAGGTGCCCTGGCTGGATACCACTAAACCGCGCCAGCAGCTTCAGACCGGGATGGAGGTGAAGGTTCAGGTCTTGGGCGTCAACAAGCGAACCAAGAGGCTCGATCTGAGCCTCGAACAGGATCCGGAGATTGAGGGCGCCTTCCTGGCTATTGATCCGAGGGACGGCGGCATCACGGCAATGATAGGCGGCTACGACTTCGAGCGATCGAAATTCAACCGTGCGCTCCAGGCCAGGCGACAACCCGGTTCAGCCTTTAAACCGTTCATCTACGCGGCAGCATTTGATCGCGGCCTGACCCCGTCCACGATCATCAATGATGCGCCCGTCAGCTACCCGATCCTTGTAGACGGCAAACGAACCGGGTGGAGCCCGGACAACTATGACCGGAAGTTTCGCGGCCCGACCACATTGCGATACGGACTCGAACACTCGGTTAACGTGGTCGCGGTCAAGCTGATCGAGCGGATCGGAGTCGATCCGGTCATCGAGTTGGCGAGCAGCCTCGGGATCGAGAGTGCGCTGCGAAGGGAATACGCCCTGGCCCTCGGCGTGTCGGAGGTGACATTATCGGAGATGGTCTCGGCCTTCGGTGTCTTCGCGCATTCCGGGATCCAGTTTCTGCCGTACGGCATCAGGAAGGTGGTAGACAATAAGGAGGCGCTCCTGGAAGAGTACACCCCTGTGGGCCGGCAGGTGATGAAGGCGGAGACAGCGTTCGTCT includes the following:
- a CDS encoding penicillin-binding protein 1A, which codes for MRRRSRAAVAVIWSLLLLMAITSGIIGGLFITYLRDLPTLEALEEYQPSLVTTLYSDHDEPFATLFEQKRFWTPLEKIPRDLINGLIAVEDAQFYQHRGINFRGIARALLVNLRALRPAEGGSSITQQLAKLLLLTPEKHLSRKIKEAILALEIEKRYSKEKILELYLNQVYFGHGAYGVESAAHTYFKKPVDQLNLAEAATLAGLPRAPNYYSPITDKERAIGRRNHVLARMVDQGFITKQQSASSSTATFNEFSFEKSRNLGPYFVEYIRQQLEERYGTYAVYHGGLKVYTTLNIAAQRAAETALFEGLREIDKARGFRAPRIRSSPATIGGTAPLSYLIPKAGETLNATVTKVLPQSMTVQVGGYQGDIALDKVPWLDTTKPRQQLQTGMEVKVQVLGVNKRTKRLDLSLEQDPEIEGAFLAIDPRDGGITAMIGGYDFERSKFNRALQARRQPGSAFKPFIYAAAFDRGLTPSTIINDAPVSYPILVDGKRTGWSPDNYDRKFRGPTTLRYGLEHSVNVVAVKLIERIGVDPVIELASSLGIESALRREYALALGVSEVTLSEMVSAFGVFAHSGIQFLPYGIRKVVDNKEALLEEYTPVGRQVMKAETAFVLTNVLQGVVERGTGSRARMLGRPIAGKTGTTQAATDAWFIGYTPTLVAGVWLGYDTKRSLGPHESAATLAVPIWTRFMQRALKDSPPEEFPIPDNVAPVLVNYPSGRPTTPDDKDAIKEFFFR